The sequence below is a genomic window from Agrobacterium tumefaciens.
GTCGATCTTTTCAAGGAAGATCGCGAGCGGATCACCATGGAGAGTGATAGAGCGGGGTCGGCCCTTCGCATTCACGAGCTTTTCCAGCAGACTCCTTTTCACACTGCGAACCAGATTGTTCAGATCACGGGTTTGTCCGCACCAACGGTCAACGCCGCACTCGCTGATCTGAAGCGATTGGGCATCGTTGATGAGGTTACCGGACGCAAGCGTGGCCGCGTGTTCAGCTATCAACGATACCTCGCAATTCTAGGTGAAGGCACCGATCCCTTGCCTCTCAATTCATGACAAATAGATGGGCCAAAGGTTCGATTTCGTTGAGGCGAAGACGCTGGCCAAGAAATTCGCTTGAGCCATGAGCGGCACGCAATGACCGCTTTGCGCCGACAGGAGACGTTGCGGCAGGCGGCTTCTTTTACTACGGTTTGTGGGCACCAAAGAGCACAAAGGGGACAGAAGATCAGCGCCATCAAACTAGCTGCGTTTGACGTAGACGGAACCATTCTGCGGGGCGAAAATATCTGCGGCTGTATTGCCCGGAAACTAGGCCGTACGGTTGAAATGGACGGTTTCGAGCTTCTTCGCTCGCGAGATGAAATTGCCGCTGGACGCGAAACAATGTTGGAGTGGTATGCCCCCTTTGACCGGGCTGCCCTGATCGGACATCTGTCGGAGCTTCGTCTAGCTCCGGGTGTCAAAGAAGGGTTTGCGCGCCTCAAAGAGGCCGGAGTCAAGATCGCCCTTGTGTCCATCACTTGGGAGTTCGCTGTCGGCTGGTTCGCCTCAGAACTGGGTGCGGATTACGCCGTCGGTACCGGCTGGCAAGAGAAAGGGACCATCGATCATTTCTGGCCGGAAGATAAAGCCAGCTATTTGAGCTCCCTGATTGCCGAATTGAGTATCGACAGGGATGCCGTCGCGGCGGCGGGGGATTCGCACGGAGATATCCCTATGCTCAATCTCGCCTCCCGAAGCTATTTCGTGGGCGAGCACCTGCCGTCCGAATTAAGCCATGCAAAACACCT
It includes:
- a CDS encoding HAD family hydrolase — encoded protein: MTALRRQETLRQAASFTTVCGHQRAQRGQKISAIKLAAFDVDGTILRGENICGCIARKLGRTVEMDGFELLRSRDEIAAGRETMLEWYAPFDRAALIGHLSELRLAPGVKEGFARLKEAGVKIALVSITWEFAVGWFASELGADYAVGTGWQEKGTIDHFWPEDKASYLSSLIAELSIDRDAVAAAGDSHGDIPMLNLASRSYFVGEHLPSELSHAKHLHNANIEEIVSDMLA